Proteins encoded in a region of the Tripterygium wilfordii isolate XIE 37 chromosome 21, ASM1340144v1, whole genome shotgun sequence genome:
- the LOC119989079 gene encoding uncharacterized protein LOC119989079, which yields MTQSEVVDYSLDAYMANLEKNDGSVDVNVGNGHGGNEDDSDGSGDDFSGSDGSVDGDGSGDSVELYDSGDDGRSGAYGIGGDIGSDEDLNLEYESENEDILLYEDDSEDGIRRRRVANPKFNPKVTSKVTNINLE from the coding sequence ATGACTCAGTCTGAGGTTGTTGATTATTCTCTTGATGCGTATATGGCGAATTTGGAAAAGAATGATGGTTCTGTTGATGTTAACGTAGGCAATGGACATGGAGGGAATGAGGATGACAGTGATGGCAGTGGAGATGATTTCAGTGGTAGTGATGGCAGTGTTGATGGAGATGGCAGTGGTGACAGTGTTGAACTTtatgatagtggagatgatggTCGCAGTGGTGCTTACGGCATTGGTGGTGATATTGGCAGCGATGAAGACCTCAATTTGGAGTACGAATCAGAGAATGAGGACATCTTGTTGTATGAAGATGATAGTGAAGATGGAATTAGGAGACGTAGGGTAGCAAATCCAAAGTTCAATCCTAAGGTTACTTCAAAAGTGACTAATATAAATTTGGAATGA
- the LOC119989058 gene encoding cysteine-rich receptor-like protein kinase 10 codes for MSFLRMSMAVVFLFLGLAFTSEADPNYVFHECSNTTTFNPNSTYQSNLNLLLSSLASNSTSNDGFHNTTTGQTPDTVYGLFLCRGDVPTDVCQDCVTFATQDVVQRCPVQKVAVIWYDQCLLRYSYRMFFNSRNEGPIRILYNTQKATNQTSFSDLVRFTMNGLMTQASSSARKFATGATNFSSTSSFNTLYTLAQCTQDLSSSNCRRCLQESVGNLYVGRVGSRTLGSSCNVRFETYLFYDQSAVPVSPPSPLSLPPKASRKGKGGLSTVRIVAIVAPIVMSLVLLVIGYCILSRRLKNKYSITQGDDVKNDITTVESLQFDFASIEAATRKFSDDNKLGKGGFGEVYKGKLPNGQDIAVKRLSRSSGQGAEEFKNEVVLVAKLQHRNLVKLLGFCLEGEEKILVYEFVVNKSLDYFLYNPEKQSQLNWSRRYKIIGGIARGMLYLHEDSRLRIIHRDLKVSNILLDGDMNPKISDFGMARIFGVDQTQGNTSRIVGTYGYMSPEYAMHGKFSVKSDVYSFGVLVLEIVTGKKNNSFHQSDGAKNLVSYVWKHWRERREGTPLELLDPTLTDSYSRTELMRCIHVGLLCVQEDPAERPTMATIVLMLNSCSVSLPLPQRPAFFHHTRTVPSLKGLDSDQSTSKSESLPLFSVNEASITEVYPR; via the exons ATGTCCTTTTTAAGAATGTCCATGGCAGTTGTGTTTCTGTTCTTGGGTCTAGCTTTTACAAGTGAAGCTGATCCAAATTACGTCTTCCATGAATGTTCAAATACCACCACTTTCAACCCAAACAGCACTTACCAATCCAATCTCAACCTCCTCCTTTCCTCTCTCGCCTCCAACTCCACTAGCAACGATGGTTTTCACAACACCACAACCGGTCAAACCCCTGACACCGTCTATGGCCTATTCCTCTGCCGTGGCGACGTCCCCACCGATGTTTGCCAAGACTGTGTCACTTTCGCTACCCAAGACGTAGTTCAAAGGTGTCCTGTACAGAAAGTGGCTGTAATCTGGTACGACCAGTGTCTTCTTCGTTACTCCTACCGGATGTTCTTCAATAGTAGAAATGAAGGTCCTATTCGAATTTTGTACAACACGCAGAAAGCCACGAACCAAACCAGCTTTAGTGACCTAGTGCGATTCACCATGAATGGTTTAATGACTCAGGCTTCAAGTAGTGCTAGAAAATTTGCGACGGGAGCGACAAATTTCTCGTCGACATCGTCGTTTAATACTCTGTACACCCTTGCGCAGTGCACTCAGGACCTATCCAGTAGTAACTGCCGGAGATGTCTCCAGGAATCCGTTGGAAACCTTTACGTTGGGAGAGTAGGATCAAGAACTCTCGGGTCTAGCTGCAACGTTAGGTTTGAGACATACCTGTTCTATGATCAGTCTGCGGTTCCGGTATCACCACCATCACCTCTGTCTCTTCCTCCTAAGGCTAGTCGTAAAG GAAAGGGTGGACTCTCAACGGTAAGAATAGTTGCAATTGTTGCTCCCATTGTCATGTCTCTGGTGCTTTTGGTTATAGGCTACTGCATCTTAAGCAGGagattgaaaaacaaatacagTATCACACAAGGAGATGATG TTAAGAATGACATTACAACTGTGGAGTCCTTGCAATTTGATTTTGCGAGCATTGAAGCTGCAACAAGAAAGTTTTCTGATGATAACAAGCTAGGCAAGGGAGGATTTGGCGAGGTttataag GGTAAACTTCCGAATGGACAAGATATTGCTGTGAAAAGGCTATCAAGGAGTTCCGGACAAGGAGCGGAAGAATTTAAGAATGAGGTTGTATTGGTTGCCAAGCTTCAACACAGAAATTTGGTGAAGCTGTTGGGATTTTGCTtggaaggagaagagaagatactTGTCTATGAATTTGTCGTCAACAAGAGCCTGGACTATTTTCTGTATA ACCCTGAAAAACAAAGTCAGTTGAATTGGTCAAGGCGCTACAAGATCATTGGAGGAATTGCTCGAGGAATGCTTTATCTTCATGAGGACTCCCGATTAAGAATTATTCATAGAGATCTTAAAGTGAGCAATATATTGTTAGATGGAGATATGAACCCAAAAATTTCAGATTTCGGAATGGCAAGGATTTTCGGGGTTGATCAAACTCAAGGAAACACAAGTAGAATTGTTGGGACCTA CGGATACATGTCCCCAGAGTATGCCAtgcatggaaaattttcagTGAAGTCCGACGTGTATAGTTTCGGAGTTTTAGTTCTAGAGATTGTAACTGGGAAGAAGAACAATTCTTTCCATCAGTCAGATGGTGCCAAGAACCTTGTGAGCTAT GTGTGGAAGCATTGGAGAGAACGGAGAGAAGGGACACCTTTGGAATTGTTGGATCCTACTTTAACCGACTCTTATTCGAGAACTGAATTGATGAGATGCATCCATGTCGGGTTATTATGCGTACAGGAAGATCCAGCTGAGAGACCTACAATGGCAACAATTGTTCTCATGCTCAATAGTTGCTCTGTCTCTCTACCTTTACCTCAACGACCAGCATTTTTTCACCATACTAGAACAGTGCCGAGCTTGAAAGGGCTGGATTCTGATCAATCCACAAGCAAGTCAGAATCCCTGCCACTTTTCTCAGTTAACGAAGCATCAATTACAGAAGTGTATCCTAGATAA
- the LOC119989059 gene encoding cysteine-rich receptor-like protein kinase 10, translated as MSMGFVFLLLLGLVVTSEADPNYVYHTCPNTTTFDPNSTYQSNLKILLSSLASNSTSNDGFHNTTTGQTPDTVYGLFLCRGDGSTDVCQDCVNFATQDVVQRCPVEKVAVIWYDECLLRYSNRTFFNSGNEGPVLTLYNTQNATNQTGFSDLVRSTMSGLATQASSSARKFATGAASVSSFNALYTLAQCTQDLSSSNCQRCLQASIGNLVVGSIGSQTLGGSCNVRFETYLFYNQSAVPAPPPPPPPPSLPPPASRKGKGGISTVTIVAIVAPIVVFVVLFVIGYYILSRRAKKKYNTTQEDDVENDMTTVESLQFDFESIEAATRKFSDDNKLGEGGFGEVYKGTLSNGQDIAVKRLSRSSVQGAEEFKNEVVLVAKLQHRNLVKLLGFCLEGEEKILVYEFVPNKSLDYFLYDAEKQSQLGWSRRYEIIGGIARGILYLHEDSRLRIIHRDLKASNILLDGDMNPKISDFGMARIFGVDQTQGNTSRIVGTYGYMSPEYAMHGQFSVKSDVYSFGVIVLEILTGKKNSSFHQSDGADDLASYVWKHWREGTPLELLDPTLTDSYSRTEVMRCIHVGLLCVQEDPADRPTMATIVLMLNSYSGSAALPQQPAFFHRTRTVPSLKGLDSDQSTSKSESVPLLSVDEPYLHPNLTKYTPF; from the exons ATGTCCATGGGATTTGTGTTTCTGTTGTTGCTTGGTCTTGTTGTTACCAGTGAAGCTGATCCAAATTACGTCTACCATACCTGTCCAAATACTACCACTTTCGACCCGAACAGCACTTACCAATCCAATCTCAAAatcctcctctcctctctcgccTCCAACTCCACTAGCAATGATGGTTTCCACAACACCACAACCGGCCAAACTCCTGACACCGTCTACGGCCTCTTCCTCTGCCGTGGCGACGGCTCCACCGATGTTTGTCAAGACTGTGTCAATTTCGCTACCCAAGACGTAGTTCAAAGGTGTCCTGTAGAGAAAGTGGCTGTAATCTGGTACGACGAGTGTCTTCTTCGTTACTCCAACCGGACTTTCTTCAATAGTGGGAATGAAGGTCCTGTTCTGACTTTGTACAACACGCAGAACGCCACGAACCAAACCGGCTTTAGTGACCTAGTGCGATCCACGATGAGCGGTTTAGCGACTCAGGCTTCAAGTAGTGCTAGAAAATTTGCGACCGGAGCTGCGAGTGTCTCGTCGTTTAATGCTCTGTACACCCTTGCGCAGTGCACGCAGGACCTATCTAGTAGTAACTGCCAGAGATGTCTCCAGGCATCCATTGGAAACCTTGTAGTTGGGAGCATAGGATCTCAAACTCTCGGGGGTAGCTGCAACGTTAGGTTTGAGACATACCTGTTCTATAATCAGTCTGCGGTTccggcaccaccaccaccaccaccacctccgtCTCTTCCTCCTCCGGCTAGTCGTAAAG GAAAGGGTGGAATCTCAACGGTAACAATAGTTGCAATTGTTGCTCCCATTGTTGTGTTTGTGGTGCTTTTCGTTATAGGCTACTATATCTTAAGCAGGAGAGCCAAAAAGAAGTACAATACCACACAAGAGGATGATG TTGAGAATGACATGACAACTGTGGAGTCCTTGCAATTTGATTTTGAGAGCATTGAAGCTGCCACGAGAAAGTTTTCTGATGATAACAAGCTAGGCGAGGGAGGATTCGGCGAGGTTTATAAG GGGACACTTTCAAATGGACAAGATATTGCTGTGAAAAGGCTATCAAGAAGTTCCGTACAAGGAGCAGAAGAATTTAAGAATGAGGTTGTATTGGTAGCCAAGCTTCAACACAGAAATTTAGTGAAGCTGTTGGGATTTTGCTTGGAGGGAGAAGAGAAGATACTTGTCTATGAATTTGTCCCCAACAAAAGCCTGGATTATTTTCTGTATG ATGCTGAAAAACAAAGTCAGTTGGGTTGGTCGAGGCGCTACGAGATCATTGGAGGAATTGCTCGAGGAATTCTTTATCTTCATGAGGACTCTCGATTAAGAATTATTCATAGAGATCTCAAAGCAAGCAATATATTGTTAGATGGAGACATGAACCCAAAAATTTCAGATTTCGGAATGGCAAGGATTTTCGGGGTTGATCAAACTCAAGGAAACACAAGTAGAATTGTTGGGACCTA CGGATACATGTCCCCAGAGTATgccatgcatggacaattttcaGTGAAGTCTGATGTGTATAGTTTCGGAGTTATAGTTCTAGAGATTTTAACTGGGAAGAAGAACAGTTCTTTCCATCAGTCAGACGGCGCTGACGACCTTGCGAGCTAC GTGTGGAAGCATTGGAGAGAAGGGACACCTTTGGAATTGTTGGATCCTACTTTAACCGACTCATATTCAAGAACTGAAGTGATGAGATGCATCCATGTCGGGTTATTATGCGTGCAGGAAGATCCAGCTGACAGACCTACAATGGCAACAATTGTTCTCATGCTCAATAGTTACTCTGGCTCTGCAGCTTTACCTCAACAACCAGCATTTTTTCACCGTACTAGAACAGTGCCGAGCTTGAAAGGGCTGGATTCGGATCAATCCACAAGCAAGTCAGAGTCCGTGCCACTTTTGTCAGTTGATGAGCCTTATTTGCATCCCAACTTAACTAAGTATACTCCATTCTAA
- the LOC119987803 gene encoding cysteine-rich receptor-like protein kinase 10: MGDSLNNQPRFHQNASSGTNGVEHTLNVHGICVSVLAWSADPNYVYHACSNTTTFTPNSIYQSNLNLLLSSLASNSTSNDGFHNTTTGQTPDTVYGLFLCRGDVSTDVCQDCVTFATKDVVQRCPVEKLAAIWYDECLLRYSNRTFFNSGTEGPTLILYNTQNATNQTSFSDLVRSTMNGLGTQAAGSARKFACTQDLSSSNCQRCLQASIGNLYVGNIGSQTIGLSCNVRFETYLFYNQSAIPAPPPSPLFPPPPASRKGKGGISTATIVAIVVPIVVAVVLFVIIGCCMLRRRAKKKYSTTQEDNNVDDDITTVESLQFDFASIEAATRKFSDDSKLGGGGFGEVYKGTLPNGQDIAVKRLSRSSGQGVEEFKNEVVLVAKLQHRNLVKLLGFCLEGEEKILVYEFVPNKSLDYFLYDAEKQSQLGWSRRYKIIGGIARGMLYLHEDSRLRIIHRDLKASNILLDGDMNPKISDFGMARIFVVDQTQGNTSRIVGTYGYMSPEYAMHGQFSVKSDVYSFGVLVLEIITGKKNSSFYQSNGANDLASYVWKHWREGTPLELLDATLTDSHSRTEVMRCIHIGLLCVQEDPVDRPTMETIVLMLNSYSVSLPLPQEPAFFHQTRTVPSFKGLDSNQSTSKSESLPPFSVNEASITEVYPR; encoded by the exons atgggagatagcctg AATAATCAACCACGGTTCCACCAAAATGCGTCATCAGGAACAAATGGGGTCGAGCACACCCTG AATGTCCATGGGATTTGTGTTTCTGTTCTTGCTTGGTCAGCTGATCCAAATTACGTCTACCATGCCTGTTCAAATACCACCACTTTCACCCCGAACAGCATTTACCAATCGAATCTCAAtctcctcctctcctctctcgccTCCAACTCCACTAGCAACGATGGTTTCCACAACACCACCACCGGCCAAACCCCTGACACTGTCTACGGCCTCTTCCTCTGCCGTGGCGACGTCTCCACCGATGTTTGCCAAGACTGTGTCACTTTCGCGACCAAAGACGTAGTTCAAAGGTGTCCTGTAGAGAAATTGGCTGCAATCTGGTATGACGAATGTCTTCTTCGTTACTCCAACCGGACTTTCTTCAATAGTGGAACCGAAGGTCCTACTCTGATTTTGTACAACACGCAGAACGCCACGAACCAAACCAGCTTTAGTGACCTAGTGCGATCCACGATGAATGGTTTAGGGACTCAGGCAGCAGGTAGTGCTAGAAAATTTGCG TGCACACAGGACCTATCTAGTAGTAACTGCCAGAGATGTCTCCAGGCATCCATTGGAAACCTTTACGTCGGAAACATAGGATCGCAAACTATCGGGCTTAGCTGCAATGTTAGGTTTGAGACATACCTGTTCTATAATCAGTCTGCGATTCCggcaccaccaccatcacctttGTTTCCTCCTCCTCCAGCTAGTCGTAAAG GAAAGGGTGGAATCTCAACGGCAACAATAGTTGCCATTGTTGTTCCAATTGTTGTGGCTGTAGTGCTTTTCGTTATAATAGGCTGCTGTATGTTAAGAAGGAGAGCAAAAAAGAAATACAGTACCACACAAGAAGATAATAATG TTGACGATGACATTACAACTGTGGAGTCCTTGCAATTTGATTTTGCGAGCATTGAAGCTGCCACAAGAAAATTTTCTGATGATAGCAAGCTAGGCGGGGGAGGATTCGGTGAGGTttataag GGGACACTTCCGAATGGACAAGATATTGCAGTGAAAAGGCTATCAAGAAGTTCCGGACAAGGAGTAGAAGAATTTAAGAATGAGGTGGTATTGGTAGCCAAGCTTCAACACAGAAATTTAGTGAAGCTGTTGGGATTTTGCTtggaaggagaagagaagatactTGTCTATGAATTTGTCCCCAACAAGAGCCTGGACTATTTTCTGTATG ACGCTGAAAAACAAAGTCAGTTGGGTTGGTCAAGGCGCTACAAGATCATTGGAGGAATTGCTCGAGGAATGCTTTATCTTCATGAGGACTCCCGATTAAGAATTATTCATAGAGATCTCAAAGCAAGCAATATATTGTTAGATGGAGATATGAATCCAAAAATTTCAGATTTCGGAATGGCAAGGATTTTCGTGGTTGATCAAACTCAAGGAAACACAAGTAGAATTGTTGGGACCTA CGGATACATGTCCCCAGAGTATgccatgcatggacaattttcaGTGAAGTCCGATGTGTATAGTTTCGGAGTTTTAGTTCTAGAGATTATAACTGGGAAGAAGAACAGTTCTTTCTATCAGTCAAATGGCGCTAACGACCTTGCGAGCTAT GTGTGGAAGCATTGGAGAGAAGGGACACCTTTGGAATTGTTGGATGCTACTTTAACGGACTCACATTCAAGAACTGAAGTGATGAGATGCATCCATATCGGGTTATTATGCGTGCAGGAAGATCCCGTTGACAGACCCACAATGGAAACAATTGTTCTCATGCTCAATAGTTACTCTGTCTCTCTACCTTTACCTCAAGAACCAGCATTTTTTCACCAAACTAGAACAGTGCCGAGCTTTAAAGGGCTGGATTCGAATCAATCCACAAGCAAGTCAGAGTCCCTGCCACCTTTCTCAGTTAATGAAGCATCAATTACAGAAGTGTATCCTAGATAA
- the LOC119989063 gene encoding cysteine-rich receptor-like protein kinase 10, with the protein MTLVLLSLFVLLHSRAAEAAPTYSVHYCENNTLFTPNSAYQTNLDSLLASLSNNATISNGFYNTTAGQSPPDRVFGLFLCRGDVNASTCHECVTTASREILQRCPSQKESYIWFDECLLRYSNRSFFSRVSTVPGFNITDSKDVEDPDLFNQLLATVMNDLAAEVASDSSGKKFATDEKEFTSSQTLYSLVQCTPDLSEANCKTCLQTAIGSLPSCCTGKQGGRFLLPTCYIRFELYPFYQVNATDRPPSTNSKGKRKISSQVIIAIVVPILVSMVLVVVGIVFIRRRKARKNYNIAEEQNVGDEMTHIQSLQFDFDTIEAATNYFSDDNKIGRGGFGEVYKGRLLNGQEIAVKRLSKSSGQGAEEFKNEVVLVAKLQHRNLVRLLGFCVRGEEKILIYEYLPNKSLDNFLFDPERQGRLDWSRRYKIIVGIARGILYLHEDSRLRIIHRDLKTSNILLDENLDAKISDFGMARIFGAEQTQGTTRRIAGTFGYMSPEYAMHGRFSVKSDIFSFGVLILEIISGKKNSQFFQSDSGDDLLSYAWKHWRKGTTSEILDPTLEDSYSKPEFMRCIRIALSCVQEDPADRPTMVSVVLMLSSSSTTIPLPRKPAYFPGNGKEFKDATTESSYQSTNKSMPSSTNEISLTKLHPR; encoded by the exons ATGACCCTCGtgcttctctctctgtttgttCTGCTTCATAGCCGTGCAGCCGAAGCAGCACCGACTTACAGTGTTCACTATTGCGAAAACAATACTTTATTCACACCCAATAGCGCATACCAGACAAACCTCGACTCTCTACTCGCTTCTCTTTCCAATAATGCAACTATCAGTAATGGATTCTACAATACAACTGCCGGTCAATCCCCTCCTGATAGGGTATTTGGACTCTTTCTCTGCCGTGGAGATGTTAACGCAAGTACTTGTCACGAATGTGTCACCACTGCATCCAGAGAGATACTTCAACGTTGCCCATCACAGAAAGAATCCTACATATGGTTCGACGAGTGCTTGCTTCGTTACTCTAACCGGTCCTTCTTTTCTAGAGTGAGTACTGTGCCCGGGTTTAATATAACTGATTCCAAGGATGTGGAGGACCCAGATCTCTTTAATCAGTTGTTGGCAACAGTCATGAATGACTTGGCTGCTGAAGTTGCAAGTGATAGTTCTGGGAAAAAGTTTGCGACTGATGAAAAGGAATTTACCAGTTCGCAGACACTGTACAGCCTGGTTCAGTGCACGCCGGATCTATCTGAGGCTAATTGCAAAACATGTCTGCAAACTGCAATTGGTTCTCTTCCATCTTGTTGTACTGGAAAACAAGGTGGAAGGTTTTTGCTTCCGACCTGCTACATTAGATTTGAATTGTACCCATTTTACCAAGTTAATGCCACAGATCGGCCACCATCAACCAATTCTAAAG GGAAAAGGAAGATCTCTTCACAGGTGATTATTGCCATTGTTGTTCCAATATTGGTCTCCATGGTGTTGGTCGTCGTGGGCATCGTTttcataagaagaagaaaagcaaggaAGAACTACAATATTGCAGAAGAACAAAATG TTGGGGATGAAATGACACATATACAGTCTCTGCAATTCGATTTCGACACAATTGAAGCTGCCACTAACTACTTCTCTGATGATAACAAGATAGGGAGGGGAGGATTTGGCGAGGTCTACAAG GGAAGGCTATTAAATGGACAAGAAATTGCAGTGAAAAGGCTATCTAAAAGCTCGGGGCAAGGTGCAGAAGAATTTAAGAATGAAGTTGTATTGGTAGCCAAGCTTCAACACAGAAATCTAGTGAGGCTATTGGGTTTCTGCGTGCGaggagaagagaagatactCATATATGAATATTTGCCCAACAAAAGTCTCGACAACTTTCTCTTCG ATCCTGAAAGGCAAGGGCGCTTGGATTGGTCGAGACGTTACAAAATCATAGTAGGTATAGCAAGAGGAATTCTTTATCTTCATGAGGATTCTCGGCTACGAATCATACATCGTGATCTTAAAACAAGCAATATTTTGTTGGATGAAAATTTGGATGCGAAAATATCTGATTTTGGCATGGCAAGAATTTTTGGTGCAGAACAAACTCAAGGAACTACAAGAAGAATTGCCGGGACATT TGGTTATATGTCTCCAGAGTATGCTATGCATGGTCGATTCTCGGTGAAGTCAGATATCTTCAGTTTTGGAGTTCTGATTCTAGAAATCATCAGTGGCAAGAAAAACAGTCAGTTCTTTCAATCTGACAGTGGTGATGACCTATTGAGCTAT GCTTGGAAGCACTGGAGAAAGGGAACAACGTCAGAAATTCTGGATCCAACTTTAGAAGATTCATATTCGAAACCCGAATTCATGCGATGTATTCGGATTGCCTTATCATGTGTTCAAGAGGATCCAGCTGACAGACCCACGATGGTATCAGTAGTTCTCATGCTTAGCAGTTCTTCAACCACCATACCATTGCCTCGTAAACCTGCATATTTTCCTGGTAACGGAAAAGAGTTCAAAGACGCGACAACAGAGTCGTCTTATCAATCGACAAACAAGTCAATGCCATCCTCAACTAATGAAATATCATTGACTAAACTGCATCCACGATAG